The following are encoded in a window of bacterium SCSIO 12643 genomic DNA:
- a CDS encoding lamin tail domain-containing protein, which produces MIKTLTKKAALVLLLFIPLAQMAQTVVISEVGFRSSASSDDYVELYNTTGSAINLNNYTLVPSVGSTVTITGTIPANGFFIIAKNTAQASFESSWGVTLGASVGYYNSGNVLSTTSGVTFTLNDASATALDNTTGYGITPGTRLYQCPVGSFLGNNQSNTSISDCNPGSVESLSVDDLTHWTVSIYNNTWDVPRINHVTPTENLIIKNEAWTPAPSDLVNDVYISNSSYINITTSAVTVGGNLYINDNGSVRITSTGSLSVTGTVYHTMTGENTNNKYNVWSTPFSSTTDILGTFTGVNPCDVYTFQATTQEWKSDYSVPFSTTCNGNSVTFQSANVISSPEGTPDGNMDVGRGYFIPGDASNTTRTLSGSSLNNGNINVSVYGSSVSVAGGNDWNIVGNPYPGGLWINQFLQNANNASLINAVYIYNGNSGAYETYNPTSGFVISACQGFFINAVSTTDGLLGSLNFTNSMRSRYSTTFRNSNQTIYISMTAPQFSDNIQIVLDPNSSDGLDPVHDAFKLPNPNNFNLATYIDTELFVFNGIKPIEENQTKTVRVYVQTPDAGNYEINIDSLNMIGANIDVVLEDKVNGSFTNLKNSNYAFSTAQSETFDNRFFLHLTNNVTSVSELTNELNVSIYTTDGFVNVNALGKTNIDKVEIYDVLGKITYLSNKSNNSHIINVEEYQSGVYFVKAYGENGKLSTKRIYISN; this is translated from the coding sequence ATGATCAAAACACTTACAAAAAAAGCCGCACTAGTACTATTATTATTTATTCCGTTGGCTCAGATGGCTCAAACGGTTGTCATTTCGGAAGTTGGTTTTAGATCATCGGCTTCTAGTGATGATTATGTTGAATTATATAATACTACTGGATCAGCGATTAATCTTAACAACTATACATTAGTTCCTTCTGTAGGATCTACTGTTACAATAACCGGTACAATTCCTGCGAATGGATTTTTCATTATCGCTAAAAATACAGCTCAAGCAAGTTTTGAATCTTCATGGGGCGTTACGCTTGGTGCTTCTGTAGGTTATTACAATTCTGGAAATGTTTTATCGACCACAAGTGGAGTTACCTTTACTTTAAACGATGCTTCAGCAACTGCCTTAGATAATACTACCGGCTATGGAATCACACCCGGAACTAGATTATACCAATGTCCTGTAGGTTCTTTTTTAGGGAATAATCAATCAAATACCAGTATTTCTGATTGCAATCCTGGAAGTGTTGAATCTTTGAGTGTAGATGATCTTACTCACTGGACTGTGAGTATCTATAATAATACATGGGATGTTCCAAGAATTAACCACGTAACTCCAACCGAAAACCTAATCATTAAAAATGAGGCATGGACTCCTGCTCCAAGTGATTTGGTTAACGATGTTTATATCAGCAATTCATCTTATATAAATATTACTACTAGTGCCGTGACCGTTGGTGGTAATTTATATATCAATGATAATGGCAGTGTTCGTATCACAAGTACGGGTAGTTTATCTGTTACGGGTACTGTTTATCATACTATGACTGGGGAAAATACAAATAATAAATACAATGTTTGGTCTACACCATTTAGTTCTACGACAGATATTTTAGGAACATTTACAGGTGTCAACCCTTGTGATGTCTACACATTTCAGGCAACAACGCAAGAGTGGAAAAGTGACTATAGTGTACCTTTTAGTACAACATGTAATGGTAATTCTGTTACATTTCAGAGTGCTAATGTAATCTCGTCTCCTGAGGGAACTCCAGATGGAAATATGGATGTTGGTAGAGGTTATTTTATTCCTGGAGATGCTAGTAATACGACTAGAACTTTATCTGGATCTAGTTTAAACAATGGAAACATCAATGTTTCTGTTTATGGTTCTAGTGTTTCCGTTGCAGGAGGAAATGACTGGAATATTGTTGGGAATCCTTATCCAGGTGGTTTATGGATTAATCAATTTCTGCAAAATGCAAATAATGCTAGTTTAATCAATGCTGTTTACATCTATAATGGTAATAGTGGCGCTTATGAGACATATAATCCAACTTCAGGATTTGTTATTTCAGCTTGTCAAGGATTTTTTATTAATGCAGTCTCTACCACAGATGGTTTATTAGGATCTTTGAATTTCACCAATAGTATGAGATCTAGATACTCTACTACTTTTAGAAATAGTAATCAAACTATCTATATTTCTATGACAGCACCTCAATTTTCTGACAATATTCAAATTGTCCTAGATCCAAATAGTTCGGATGGATTGGATCCAGTTCATGATGCGTTTAAATTACCTAATCCAAACAACTTTAATTTAGCGACTTATATTGATACTGAGTTATTTGTTTTTAATGGTATTAAACCAATTGAGGAAAATCAAACAAAAACTGTAAGAGTCTATGTTCAGACTCCAGATGCAGGAAACTATGAAATCAATATTGATTCGTTAAACATGATTGGGGCTAATATTGATGTGGTATTAGAGGATAAGGTTAATGGAAGTTTTACAAATTTGAAAAATTCAAATTACGCCTTTTCAACTGCTCAATCCGAAACATTCGACAATCGCTTTTTCTTGCATTTAACAAACAACGTAACTTCAGTTAGTGAGTTAACAAATGAGCTAAATGTTTCCATCTATACTACAGATGGTTTTGTCAATGTAAATGCGTTAGGCAAAACGAATATTGATAAAGTTGAAATCTATGATGTTTTAGGTAAAATTACTTACCTATCAAACAAATCAAATAATTCTCACATTATCAATGTTGAGGAATACCAATCAGGGGTTTATTTTGTAAAAGCTTATGGAGAGAATGGTAAGCTATCTACTAAAAGAATCTACATTAGTAACTAA
- the bshC gene encoding bacillithiol biosynthesis cysteine-adding enzyme BshC has translation MTKVSISYDQAKMLSKITRAYLNDDHSVRHLYNLPSTPESVPEIIRQRKKMLSCDRLELVRELESQYSGIKLGKRIAKNIQYLKEENCYTVVTGHQLNLFSGPLYFIYKIISAIKTADDLNQMYPDYSFVPVYWMATEDHDFEEINHTYISGEKVQWNTNQFGMVGDFKLDKIENVFDQLKKLLDDSLFDEEILNSLKAAYLGKKNLAEATRCLVNSLFQDYGLIIVDGNSPNLKKRFAGIVEKELLETNSYKLVSESIESFSKEFKAQVNPRELNLFYATENLRERIVKTESGFEVVNTDIIFTQEEILTLLKKYPERFSPNVILRPLYQEIVLPNIMYIGGGAELAYWLELRSLFNHYNVSYPLLQIRSSYAILSSSVLKKIGKYNIPWESLFLKKEELLKLILADDIPLGEDFVQYKKELKKETELLISKVRGVDKNIEHSVNARQKKIFNELSKLEKSIYRSVKKQHVDKVNLVDTIREEVFPGNVFQERRVNVVDMLRKYGTGFIDMLYQQSDSFDRTISLIHI, from the coding sequence ATGACAAAGGTTTCAATATCGTATGACCAGGCAAAAATGTTGTCTAAAATTACCAGAGCTTATCTAAATGATGACCATTCGGTTCGACATCTATATAATTTACCCTCAACACCTGAAAGTGTTCCGGAAATAATCAGACAGCGAAAAAAAATGCTCTCATGTGATAGGTTAGAGCTTGTTAGAGAGTTAGAAAGTCAATATTCGGGAATCAAATTGGGAAAAAGAATTGCGAAGAATATTCAGTATCTTAAAGAGGAAAATTGTTATACGGTAGTTACCGGACACCAGCTCAACCTTTTTTCTGGGCCATTGTATTTTATATATAAAATTATTTCTGCGATAAAAACTGCAGATGATTTGAATCAAATGTATCCAGATTACTCATTTGTTCCAGTGTATTGGATGGCAACAGAGGATCATGATTTTGAGGAAATCAATCATACATATATATCTGGAGAAAAGGTGCAATGGAATACTAACCAATTTGGAATGGTTGGTGATTTCAAATTGGACAAGATTGAAAACGTTTTTGATCAGCTAAAAAAGCTCTTGGATGATTCGTTGTTTGATGAAGAGATATTAAATAGTCTTAAGGCTGCGTATTTAGGAAAAAAGAATCTTGCAGAAGCGACACGATGTTTGGTGAATTCTTTATTTCAGGACTATGGCTTAATTATAGTTGATGGTAATAGTCCTAATTTGAAAAAGCGATTCGCTGGAATAGTTGAAAAAGAATTATTAGAGACTAATTCTTATAAGCTGGTTTCAGAATCAATCGAATCATTTTCTAAAGAGTTTAAAGCCCAGGTTAATCCTAGAGAACTTAATTTATTTTATGCTACGGAAAATTTGCGTGAACGAATTGTAAAAACTGAATCGGGATTTGAAGTAGTTAATACAGACATCATTTTTACACAAGAGGAGATATTGACTTTGCTAAAAAAGTATCCGGAGAGGTTTAGTCCCAATGTAATTTTGAGACCTCTTTATCAGGAGATTGTTTTGCCTAATATAATGTATATTGGTGGAGGAGCAGAATTAGCGTATTGGTTAGAGTTAAGATCTCTTTTTAATCATTACAATGTATCTTATCCATTATTACAGATTAGAAGTTCTTATGCAATTTTAAGTTCTAGCGTATTAAAGAAGATCGGAAAGTATAATATACCGTGGGAGAGTTTGTTTTTAAAGAAAGAGGAACTACTTAAATTGATATTAGCGGATGACATCCCATTAGGGGAAGATTTTGTACAATATAAAAAAGAACTTAAAAAGGAAACAGAGCTGCTGATATCTAAAGTTAGAGGTGTTGATAAAAATATTGAACATTCGGTAAATGCCAGACAAAAGAAAATCTTTAATGAACTCTCAAAACTTGAAAAGAGCATTTATAGATCTGTGAAAAAACAGCATGTAGATAAAGTAAATTTAGTAGATACTATTCGAGAAGAAGTTTTCCCAGGGAATGTTTTTCAGGAAAGAAGAGTAAATGTGGTTGATATGCTAAGAAAATATGGAACGGGTTTTATTGATATGCTCTATCAACAATCAGATAGTTTCGATAGAACTATATCATTAATACATATATGA
- the cysQ gene encoding 3'(2'),5'-bisphosphate nucleotidase CysQ — MSRVNDYFEKVAVLQAAINAGKAILEIYQKNDFEPELKSDNSPLTIADQESHNILEKCLNAQFKLPILSEEGRSVSFEERKKWKTYWLIDPLDGTKEFINRNGEFTVNIALIEDNIPVEGIIYVPMSRTLYFGSKSHGAFKIENCPNNLNEVDRVDIVKLPIMTSRDEYVIVSSRSHMSDRILDYVTDAEKQHNNVGLISKGSSLKFCMIAEGKANVYPRFSPTMEWDTAAGDAICRAAGFYVLDYTTKEELRYNKSELLNPPFIVCNSIG; from the coding sequence TTGAGTAGGGTTAATGATTATTTTGAAAAAGTAGCTGTATTACAGGCTGCAATAAATGCGGGAAAGGCAATCCTTGAGATTTATCAAAAAAATGATTTTGAACCAGAACTAAAGTCAGATAATAGTCCTTTAACGATAGCCGATCAAGAATCTCACAATATTTTAGAAAAGTGTCTAAATGCACAATTTAAACTTCCGATTTTAAGTGAAGAGGGGCGCTCTGTTTCATTTGAAGAAAGAAAGAAGTGGAAAACTTATTGGTTAATAGATCCTTTGGATGGTACTAAAGAGTTTATTAATCGGAATGGAGAGTTTACGGTTAATATTGCTTTAATAGAAGATAATATTCCAGTGGAGGGCATAATTTATGTACCTATGAGCCGAACCTTGTATTTTGGAAGTAAATCTCATGGTGCGTTTAAAATTGAGAATTGCCCCAATAATCTTAATGAGGTTGACCGGGTTGATATAGTAAAACTTCCTATAATGACTTCTCGTGATGAATACGTAATTGTAAGTAGTAGATCACACATGAGCGATAGAATTCTTGATTATGTTACCGATGCGGAAAAGCAACATAATAATGTAGGATTGATCTCAAAAGGTAGTTCTTTAAAGTTTTGTATGATAGCGGAGGGAAAAGCAAATGTGTATCCACGTTTTAGCCCCACAATGGAGTGGGATACTGCTGCTGGTGATGCAATTTGTAGGGCAGCAGGATTTTATGTTTTGGACTATACTACAAAGGAAGAATTAAGATATAATAAGTCAGAGTTATTAAACCCACCATTTATTGTTTGTAATAGTATTGGATAA
- the rimO gene encoding 30S ribosomal protein S12 methylthiotransferase RimO: MKTGKKRTSSVNVVTLGCSKNIFDSEVLMGQLKASNVSVGHEEDSYGADTVVINTCGFIGDAKQESIDTILDWVDAKKNGDVEKVIVMGCLSERYADDLKGEIPEVDSWFGTKELPRLLKTLKADYKKELVGERLLTTPTHYAYFKISEGCDRTCSFCAIPIMRGMNVSTPIAELKKQARRLAANGTKELLLIAQDLTYYGIDLNGKRQLADLLRELSEVEGIEWIRLHYAYPSAFPKDVLDVMQEKSNICNYLDMPLQHISNRMLKSMRRMITKEKTISLVEEIRERIPNIGLRTTLIAGYPGETEEDFQEMYDWVAETKFDRLGIFAYSHEENTSAFNLEDDVPDEVKKERVDKIMELQSGISHEKNKSKIGHTLRVLIDRIESGFYVGRTEYDSPEVDNEVWVTMDDEHYLSIGDFADVQITDAEPYDLFGVVAR, from the coding sequence ATGAAGACAGGTAAAAAGCGTACGTCATCCGTGAACGTTGTCACTCTAGGATGTTCGAAAAATATCTTTGACTCTGAGGTTTTAATGGGGCAATTAAAAGCTTCAAATGTCAGTGTGGGGCACGAAGAAGATTCTTATGGTGCGGATACTGTTGTTATAAATACATGTGGTTTCATAGGTGATGCCAAGCAGGAGTCCATTGATACGATTTTAGATTGGGTAGACGCTAAAAAGAATGGTGATGTTGAGAAAGTCATTGTCATGGGCTGTTTATCTGAAAGATATGCAGATGATTTAAAAGGGGAAATCCCGGAAGTTGATTCCTGGTTTGGTACCAAGGAACTACCAAGATTATTAAAAACGCTAAAGGCTGATTATAAAAAAGAATTGGTTGGTGAACGGTTATTAACTACCCCTACACATTACGCATATTTCAAAATTTCTGAGGGTTGTGATCGTACATGTTCTTTTTGTGCGATTCCAATTATGAGGGGAATGAATGTATCTACTCCAATAGCAGAATTAAAAAAACAAGCGAGGCGGTTGGCAGCAAACGGAACTAAAGAGTTATTGTTGATAGCACAAGATCTTACTTATTATGGAATTGATTTAAATGGGAAGAGACAATTAGCTGATTTATTGCGTGAGCTTAGTGAAGTAGAGGGCATTGAATGGATCAGACTACATTATGCATATCCGTCAGCATTTCCAAAAGATGTTTTGGATGTGATGCAAGAAAAATCAAACATTTGTAACTATTTAGACATGCCTCTTCAGCATATTAGCAATAGAATGTTAAAGAGTATGCGAAGAATGATCACTAAAGAAAAAACGATTTCTTTAGTTGAAGAGATAAGAGAGCGTATTCCAAATATTGGTTTGAGAACAACATTGATTGCAGGGTACCCTGGAGAAACAGAAGAAGATTTTCAGGAAATGTATGACTGGGTAGCGGAAACGAAGTTTGATAGACTTGGGATATTTGCGTATTCACATGAGGAAAATACTTCTGCATTTAATTTAGAGGATGATGTCCCGGATGAGGTGAAGAAAGAGCGTGTAGACAAAATTATGGAGTTACAGAGTGGGATTTCACATGAAAAAAATAAATCCAAAATTGGACATACACTTCGAGTACTTATAGATAGAATTGAATCTGGATTTTACGTTGGAAGAACTGAATATGATTCGCCTGAAGTGGATAATGAGGTATGGGTGACCATGGATGACGAACACTATCTATCGATCGGTGATTTTGCAGATGTACAGATTACAGATGCCGAACCTTATGATTTGTTTGGTGTTGTAGCAAGATAA
- the ftsY gene encoding signal recognition particle-docking protein FtsY, whose protein sequence is MGWLNIFSKEKKEKLDKGLEKTKEGFLSKISRAVAGKDTVDDEVLDDLEEVLVTSDVGVETTLKVIERIEERVAKDKYVGTSELNRILREEIAELLEENGSKGVDDFEIPNVEGPYVIMVVGVNGVGKTTTIGKLANQFKSKGLKVMLGAADTFRAAAVDQIKIWGERTDIPVVSQGMGADPASVAYDTISSAVANDVDVVIIDTAGRLHNKINLMNELSKIKNVMKKVHADAPHDVMLVIDGSTGQNAFEQAKAFTKATEVTSLAVTKLDGTAKGGVVIGVSDQFQIPVKYIGVGEGIDDLQVFNKLEFVDSLFGGKK, encoded by the coding sequence ATGGGTTGGTTGAATATATTTTCTAAAGAAAAGAAGGAAAAACTCGATAAAGGGTTGGAAAAAACCAAGGAGGGTTTTTTATCTAAAATATCTAGAGCCGTTGCGGGAAAAGATACTGTGGATGATGAAGTGCTGGATGATTTGGAAGAGGTATTGGTAACTTCAGATGTGGGGGTAGAAACAACTCTTAAGGTGATTGAGAGAATTGAGGAAAGAGTAGCAAAAGATAAATATGTAGGAACTTCAGAATTAAATAGAATTTTACGTGAGGAAATTGCTGAACTTTTAGAAGAGAATGGTTCTAAGGGAGTAGATGATTTTGAAATTCCAAATGTAGAAGGTCCTTACGTGATCATGGTGGTAGGTGTAAATGGAGTTGGAAAAACAACTACGATTGGTAAGTTGGCCAATCAATTCAAAAGTAAAGGATTAAAGGTGATGCTTGGAGCTGCCGATACTTTTAGAGCTGCTGCAGTAGATCAAATCAAAATTTGGGGAGAACGTACTGATATTCCAGTTGTATCTCAAGGAATGGGGGCAGATCCTGCATCAGTGGCATATGATACCATATCCTCAGCGGTTGCGAATGATGTTGATGTTGTCATTATAGATACTGCTGGTAGATTACATAATAAAATTAACCTGATGAATGAGCTGTCAAAGATCAAAAACGTGATGAAAAAGGTTCATGCTGATGCTCCACATGATGTCATGCTCGTTATTGATGGCTCTACTGGTCAGAATGCTTTTGAACAGGCTAAAGCCTTTACAAAAGCAACCGAAGTGACTTCATTAGCTGTAACAAAATTAGATGGTACGGCTAAAGGCGGAGTCGTTATTGGGGTTTCAGATCAGTTTCAAATTCCGGTGAAATATATAGGAGTAGGAGAAGGTATTGATGATTTACAAGTTTTTAATAAGCTTGAATTTGTTGATTCATTATTTGGAGGAAAGAAATAA
- a CDS encoding DUF4295 domain-containing protein, translating to MAKKTVATLGKGGAKSITKVIKTVRSPKTGAYMFEEKLVPTDKVNEFISK from the coding sequence ATGGCTAAGAAAACAGTAGCAACGTTAGGTAAAGGTGGTGCAAAGAGCATTACTAAAGTTATTAAGACAGTTAGATCACCAAAAACTGGGGCATATATGTTTGAAGAAAAACTTGTGCCAACTGACAAAGTAAATGAGTTCATCTCAAAATAA
- the rpmG gene encoding 50S ribosomal protein L33, which produces MAKKKGNRVQVILECTEHKASGLPGTSRYISTKNRKNTPDRMELKKYNPILKRMTVHKEIK; this is translated from the coding sequence ATGGCAAAGAAAAAAGGAAATAGAGTTCAAGTAATACTTGAGTGTACAGAGCATAAAGCTTCTGGATTACCAGGAACATCTCGTTATATCTCTACTAAGAATAGAAAGAATACTCCGGACAGAATGGAATTGAAAAAATACAATCCTATTCTTAAGAGAATGACAGTTCATAAAGAGATTAAATAA
- the rpmB gene encoding 50S ribosomal protein L28, which produces MANICQITGKKRMSGNNVSHSRAHTKRVFKPNLQLKKFYIPEEDKWITLKVSTSAIRTINKKGITACLKEARAKGYYKG; this is translated from the coding sequence ATGGCTAATATTTGTCAAATAACAGGAAAGAAGAGAATGTCGGGAAACAATGTTTCTCACTCACGTGCACATACTAAGAGAGTTTTTAAACCAAATCTTCAGTTAAAGAAATTTTATATTCCGGAAGAGGATAAATGGATTACTTTAAAAGTTTCTACTTCTGCTATTCGCACCATCAACAAAAAAGGAATTACCGCTTGTTTGAAAGAAGCAAGAGCAAAAGGTTATTATAAAGGATAA
- a CDS encoding CinA family protein gives MDVKIKLHKLLIGKRVFISTAESCTGGNIAGQITSSSGSSEYYLGSVVSYSNEIKERVLGVDSKDLSNYGAVSEPVAKSMADGVRRLMQTDYAISTTGIAGPSGGSEEKPVGTVWVGLASKSDVYAIKYVFLGDRKSVIKQATQSALELLLKELKKDLKKSK, from the coding sequence GTGGATGTTAAAATTAAATTACATAAACTTTTAATTGGTAAGAGAGTATTCATTTCTACAGCGGAAAGTTGTACCGGAGGTAATATAGCTGGTCAAATCACTTCTTCAAGTGGTAGTTCTGAATATTATTTAGGTTCGGTCGTATCTTATTCTAACGAAATTAAAGAACGTGTTCTTGGAGTAGATAGTAAAGACTTGTCTAATTATGGTGCGGTAAGTGAACCTGTTGCAAAGAGTATGGCGGATGGAGTCAGACGATTGATGCAAACGGATTACGCTATCTCGACTACCGGAATTGCGGGACCATCTGGAGGCTCAGAGGAAAAACCTGTAGGAACTGTTTGGGTAGGACTGGCTTCTAAATCAGATGTGTACGCTATTAAATATGTGTTTTTGGGTGATCGAAAGTCTGTTATAAAACAAGCAACACAAAGTGCATTAGAATTACTTTTAAAAGAATTAAAAAAGGATTTGAAAAAATCAAAATAA
- a CDS encoding DegT/DnrJ/EryC1/StrS family aminotransferase, whose product MSIQNPKIWLSSPHMGDEELENVKDAFENNWVAPAGPAIHQFEKDLAKYFNVHDAAALASGTGALHLALVNLGVKRGDEVICQSMTFAASANPITYLGAKPIFIDSESNTWNIDPEVVRQVVVDKIAKGKKPKAIIVVHLYGMPAKMTELENISMEFDIPIIEDAAEAAGSTYLGKKCGSFGRMGIMSFNGNKIITTSGGGALLSNDWHTISQARFLATQAKDNAPHYQHSQIGYNYRISNICAAIGVGQMKVLDKRVQQRRANFDFYYEKLNDLPGLSFLMEPDGHFSNRWLTAIVVEPKLSNGVTRERIRLTLDADNIESRPLWKPLHMQPVYKYAEYYGNGVAENLFQHGLCLPSGSNLTQSDLNRVVGIIREVFNGSHEDDKGVTMSKIA is encoded by the coding sequence ATGAGTATTCAAAATCCAAAGATATGGTTATCATCGCCTCACATGGGGGATGAAGAGTTAGAAAATGTAAAGGATGCATTTGAAAATAATTGGGTGGCTCCTGCTGGGCCAGCTATTCATCAATTTGAAAAAGATTTAGCGAAGTATTTTAATGTGCATGATGCTGCTGCTTTAGCTTCTGGAACTGGTGCTTTACATCTGGCTTTGGTGAATTTAGGAGTGAAGAGAGGTGATGAGGTTATTTGTCAATCTATGACCTTTGCAGCATCTGCAAACCCTATTACATATCTTGGAGCGAAACCTATATTTATTGATTCTGAAAGTAATACGTGGAATATTGACCCTGAAGTTGTTAGGCAAGTTGTTGTTGATAAAATAGCAAAGGGGAAGAAGCCGAAAGCGATTATTGTGGTGCATTTGTATGGAATGCCTGCTAAAATGACAGAATTGGAAAACATATCAATGGAATTTGATATCCCTATTATTGAGGATGCAGCTGAAGCAGCCGGGTCAACCTATTTAGGTAAGAAATGCGGCTCATTCGGAAGAATGGGAATAATGAGTTTTAATGGAAATAAAATTATTACTACAAGTGGTGGTGGTGCCTTATTAAGTAATGATTGGCATACTATTTCCCAAGCTAGATTTTTAGCTACTCAAGCAAAAGATAATGCGCCTCATTATCAACATTCACAAATTGGATACAATTATAGAATTTCGAACATTTGTGCCGCAATTGGAGTCGGACAAATGAAAGTCTTAGACAAGAGAGTGCAGCAAAGAAGGGCTAATTTTGACTTTTACTATGAGAAGTTAAATGACCTTCCAGGTTTATCATTTTTAATGGAACCTGATGGACATTTTTCAAATAGATGGTTAACCGCAATAGTTGTTGAGCCAAAGTTGTCTAATGGTGTTACGAGAGAGAGAATTCGTCTTACACTTGATGCTGATAATATTGAATCCAGACCGTTATGGAAGCCACTTCATATGCAACCAGTTTATAAGTATGCAGAATACTATGGAAATGGAGTAGCCGAGAATCTTTTTCAGCATGGTCTGTGTTTGCCATCCGGTTCTAATTTGACTCAGAGTGATTTAAATAGAGTTGTTGGTATTATTAGAGAGGTCTTTAATGGCTCTCATGAAGATGATAAAGGTGTTACGATGTCCAAAATTGCCTAA
- a CDS encoding acetyltransferase, which produces MNRIAVFGAGGFGREVLMLINQINRVEKKWDFIGFFDDGHEKGTLVNGYEVLGGIEDLKMVKDSISLVLGVGSPKVKKDVLVQLNQNTMLSYPTLIHPNVEIGENYKMGNGCIITAGCILTENFELGDFVTLNLCCTVGHDAVIKNYCSFMPNVNISGETFFSEGVYVGTSATIINQKKIGEWVTVGAGAVIIRDVPNKVTVVGNPGRVLNI; this is translated from the coding sequence ATGAATAGAATTGCGGTTTTTGGAGCAGGTGGCTTCGGTAGAGAGGTATTAATGCTCATCAACCAGATTAATAGGGTAGAGAAAAAATGGGATTTTATTGGTTTCTTTGATGATGGTCATGAAAAAGGTACTCTTGTAAATGGCTACGAAGTTTTGGGAGGAATTGAAGACTTAAAAATGGTAAAAGATTCTATTAGCTTGGTTTTGGGTGTTGGAAGTCCGAAGGTGAAAAAAGATGTTTTGGTACAACTCAATCAAAATACAATGCTGTCTTATCCAACATTAATACATCCAAATGTTGAAATCGGTGAGAACTATAAAATGGGAAATGGCTGTATTATAACAGCTGGTTGTATTTTAACTGAAAATTTTGAGCTAGGTGATTTTGTTACGCTAAATCTATGTTGTACGGTAGGTCATGATGCAGTTATAAAGAATTATTGCTCATTTATGCCGAATGTAAATATTTCAGGAGAAACATTTTTTAGTGAAGGTGTTTATGTAGGGACTTCGGCTACAATTATCAATCAAAAAAAGATAGGTGAATGGGTAACAGTGGGAGCGGGCGCAGTTATAATTAGAGATGTCCCTAATAAAGTGACTGTAGTAGGTAACCCGGGAAGGGTTTTGAATATTTAG
- a CDS encoding sugar transferase has protein sequence MYKNIFKPAFDFMLSLIGFVLLLPVFLIVMVALFIANSGKPFFFQARPGKNERIFKVIKFRTMNDKRDDEGNLLPDSERLTKIGKFVRKTSLDEIPQLLNVIKGDMSLIGPRPLLVEYLELYNEEQRLRHTIRPGITGWAQVNGRNTISWEDKFKHDVYYVKNVSLKFDIIILYKTLYKVIASHGITAPGMATTTKFKGNN, from the coding sequence ATGTATAAGAATATATTTAAGCCAGCTTTTGATTTTATGCTCTCACTAATTGGGTTTGTTCTGCTATTACCAGTGTTTTTAATTGTTATGGTAGCATTATTTATTGCTAATAGTGGTAAGCCATTCTTTTTTCAGGCTAGACCGGGTAAGAATGAACGGATATTTAAGGTGATCAAATTTAGAACGATGAATGATAAGCGTGATGATGAAGGTAATTTACTTCCAGATTCTGAAAGGCTTACTAAAATTGGAAAGTTTGTTAGAAAAACTTCGTTGGATGAGATTCCGCAATTACTTAATGTTATTAAAGGTGATATGAGTTTAATTGGTCCAAGACCTCTATTAGTAGAGTATTTGGAACTATATAACGAAGAGCAAAGGTTAAGACATACGATTCGCCCTGGAATTACGGGGTGGGCACAAGTAAATGGTAGAAATACGATTTCCTGGGAGGATAAGTTCAAACATGATGTTTATTATGTAAAAAATGTGAGTTTGAAGTTTGATATTATTATCTTGTACAAAACATTGTATAAAGTTATCGCATCACATGGTATTACAGCACCTGGTATGGCAACGACAACTAAATTTAAAGGTAATAATTAA